Proteins encoded by one window of Flagellimonas lutaonensis:
- a CDS encoding RDD family protein, with translation MNQFQIETAQNVSITQNTANLGDRMLAYIIDSFVIWVYTILMFLLLASLEIDFADMWALYLLLGLPAFLYYLLFETFTDGRTIGKGLMSIRVVKLDGSKPSFGNYFVRWVLRIVDVTITSGGAAVLTILIRGNGQRIGDIAAGTTVISEKKKVALHNTILRELPEDYKPQFAQVTVFNDREMQTIKELYDKAIRNGNHNVIISLDRRIKEVTGITTTLRPIDFVDVVIKDYNYYTQKM, from the coding sequence ATGAACCAATTTCAAATAGAAACGGCCCAAAATGTAAGCATCACCCAAAATACCGCCAATTTGGGTGACCGGATGTTGGCCTACATTATCGACAGCTTTGTAATATGGGTCTACACCATTCTAATGTTCTTGCTATTGGCCTCTTTGGAAATTGATTTTGCCGATATGTGGGCATTGTACCTGTTATTGGGGCTGCCTGCATTTCTTTACTATCTGCTTTTTGAAACCTTTACCGACGGAAGGACCATTGGTAAGGGATTGATGTCTATTCGCGTGGTCAAGTTGGACGGTTCCAAGCCCAGTTTTGGCAATTATTTTGTACGCTGGGTCTTGCGTATTGTCGATGTGACCATTACATCGGGCGGTGCGGCCGTATTGACAATCCTTATCAGGGGCAATGGGCAGCGCATAGGTGATATTGCCGCGGGCACCACGGTAATCAGCGAAAAGAAAAAGGTGGCCCTGCACAATACCATTTTAAGGGAACTGCCTGAAGATTACAAACCGCAATTTGCCCAGGTTACGGTGTTCAATGACCGTGAAATGCAGACCATCAAAGAACTTTACGACAAGGCCATTCGAAATGGCAACCACAACGTAATCATATCACTTGATAGGCGGATCAAAGAGGTCACCGGTATCACCACCACCTTGAGACCGATCGATTTTGTGGATGTTGTAATCAAGGATTATAACTATTATACCCAAAAAATGTAG
- a CDS encoding DUF4129 domain-containing protein, with protein MWTRLLPILLLLCCVPALTQNDIVSVKYDDTRLQRITIDEDDLSTYRSDEKFDYTLEKTENTWLSGIKNWLYNLLHRFFEWIFGVEKATGFLSLFLRILPYILLVILIYLMVRFFVKSQVSPFLDSKKNPNTVILTEEERIIKSENIQDLIKEALANKNYRLAIRYYYLYILKLLSNKELIDWQLQKTNDDYLHELSNGSLKKAFAKATFLYDYVWYGEFQLDESKYQQAERTFKALQNSIESHG; from the coding sequence ATGTGGACACGTCTATTGCCCATATTGTTACTGCTCTGCTGTGTGCCGGCTTTGACCCAGAATGACATAGTTTCGGTAAAGTACGACGATACTAGGCTTCAGCGTATAACCATTGACGAAGACGATTTATCTACCTATCGTTCCGATGAAAAATTTGACTATACCCTTGAAAAGACAGAGAATACTTGGCTCAGCGGCATCAAAAACTGGCTCTATAATCTGTTGCACCGATTTTTCGAATGGATTTTTGGCGTCGAAAAAGCCACAGGATTTCTCTCATTGTTCTTACGGATACTCCCTTATATATTACTGGTAATCTTGATATACCTGATGGTCCGATTCTTCGTAAAGTCACAGGTAAGTCCGTTTTTAGATTCAAAAAAGAACCCCAACACAGTCATTCTTACAGAAGAAGAGCGCATTATCAAGTCAGAGAACATCCAAGATCTCATCAAAGAGGCCTTGGCCAACAAAAACTACCGTTTGGCCATTCGTTATTACTATCTGTACATACTCAAACTGCTATCGAATAAAGAACTGATTGATTGGCAACTGCAAAAAACCAACGATGACTATCTACATGAACTATCGAATGGAAGCTTGAAAAAGGCCTTTGCCAAGGCCACTTTTCTATACGACTATGTTTGGTACGGTGAATTTCAGTTAGATGAGTCCAAATACCAACAAGCCGAGCGTACCTTCAAGGCCCTTCAAAATTCCATAGAAAGCCATGGGTAA
- a CDS encoding stage II sporulation protein M: MREAAFVKQNKDKWAAFENVLNHKAQMPPDELSDLYIEITDHLSYAKTFYPGSNTEFYLNSLASQAHQKIYKTKRESKNRIVSFWKTEFPTMFYGHRRELLISFLVFSFFVAVGAFSSANEGNFVRSILGDGYVNMTLENIEKGDPMAVYKEQGAFNMFLGITINNIKVAIYAFAFGIFLGIGTLMILLRNGIMLGSFQYFFYEKELLWESVRTVWIHGTIEISVIIIAGCAGLVLANGMLFPGTYTRLESFKRGTKNGLKIMISTVPFFIVAGFLEGFVTRHTEMPDWLALTIILGSLALVVFYYVIYPCQLNKKMQYEPNTVH, translated from the coding sequence ATGCGAGAGGCTGCTTTCGTAAAACAAAATAAGGACAAATGGGCTGCTTTTGAAAATGTACTCAACCACAAAGCGCAAATGCCCCCTGATGAGCTCTCAGACCTCTATATAGAAATAACCGACCATCTCAGTTATGCCAAGACCTTTTACCCGGGCAGCAATACCGAGTTTTACCTGAACTCACTGGCTTCACAAGCCCATCAAAAAATCTATAAGACCAAACGTGAATCGAAGAACCGTATTGTATCGTTTTGGAAAACCGAGTTCCCCACCATGTTCTACGGGCATAGACGTGAGCTGTTGATTTCTTTTTTGGTGTTTTCATTTTTTGTGGCGGTCGGGGCCTTTTCTTCGGCAAACGAAGGCAATTTTGTTCGCTCCATACTGGGCGATGGGTACGTGAACATGACCCTCGAAAACATTGAAAAGGGCGACCCCATGGCAGTTTACAAAGAGCAGGGAGCCTTCAATATGTTCTTGGGAATCACCATAAACAATATTAAAGTGGCCATTTATGCCTTTGCGTTCGGCATTTTTTTGGGTATCGGCACCTTGATGATATTGCTCAGAAACGGCATCATGTTGGGCAGTTTTCAGTACTTTTTTTATGAAAAGGAATTGTTATGGGAATCTGTTCGCACGGTATGGATCCACGGTACCATAGAAATATCGGTGATCATAATCGCGGGCTGTGCAGGCTTGGTGTTGGCCAATGGCATGCTTTTCCCAGGAACCTACACCAGACTGGAATCATTTAAGCGCGGAACCAAGAACGGACTAAAAATTATGATCAGTACCGTACCCTTCTTTATTGTCGCCGGGTTTTTAGAAGGATTTGTGACACGGCATACCGAAATGCCCGATTGGTTGGCCCTTACAATTATTCTGGGATCTTTGGCGTTAGTGGTTTTCTACTACGTGATCTATCCGTGCCAGCTTAACAAAAAAATGCAATATGAACCAAACACCGTACATTGA
- a CDS encoding peptidylprolyl isomerase: protein MSDTLATAKEDKETASEEEREKFVLTEENAIDFFFNYADTLSQNKVKLTTSMGSFTIQLFDDVPYHRANFIYLTRKGYFDNTQFHRVVKDFIIQGGNSDDRKTANKRREIGRYLLPPDAKKGYKHHRGVISMPSSERDNPHKLASPYEFFIVVTKPGSYHLDGSYTPFGRVIEGMDVVDAINNVPVGDGDWPLQNVYIEKAEVLD, encoded by the coding sequence ATGTCCGATACGCTTGCAACCGCCAAAGAAGACAAGGAAACGGCATCGGAAGAGGAAAGGGAAAAGTTTGTGCTCACCGAAGAAAACGCCATCGACTTCTTTTTCAACTATGCGGACACCCTATCACAAAACAAGGTAAAACTGACCACTTCCATGGGCAGTTTCACGATTCAGCTTTTCGATGATGTGCCCTACCACAGGGCAAACTTCATTTACCTGACCAGAAAGGGGTATTTCGACAATACCCAATTTCACCGGGTGGTGAAAGATTTCATCATCCAAGGGGGCAATTCCGATGATAGAAAAACTGCCAACAAACGCAGGGAAATCGGCCGTTATCTTTTGCCCCCAGATGCCAAGAAGGGCTACAAGCACCATCGTGGCGTTATTTCTATGCCCAGTAGCGAACGCGACAATCCCCATAAACTGGCCTCGCCCTATGAGTTCTTTATTGTGGTGACCAAGCCGGGATCGTATCACTTGGACGGTTCGTATACCCCTTTCGGGCGGGTCATCGAGGGTATGGATGTGGTGGACGCCATCAACAATGTACCCGTGGGCGATGGCGATTGGCCGCTTCAGAATGTGTACATCGAAAAGGCAGAAGTACTGGATTGA
- a CDS encoding lysophospholipid acyltransferase family protein codes for MALFKRNPFGHILFFKKWLIRILGLMTHRRYKGFNELQIEGSEVIRSLPDTNVLFVSNHQTYFADVVAMFHVFNASLAGREDSIKNIGYLWKPKLNIYYVAAKETMKKSLLTKLLAYAGSISIERTWRADGQEVKRHVKFSDISNIGKALQDGWVITFPQGTTTPWKPLRKGTAHIIKKYKPIVVPVVIDGFRRSFDKKGLYIKKKGILQSMQIKEPLEIDYDNESVEEIIEKLEYAIEQHPSFLRVIPEEELAAYEADHQKRKYSHRN; via the coding sequence ATGGCACTGTTTAAAAGAAATCCTTTCGGACATATTCTTTTTTTCAAGAAATGGCTCATCCGTATCTTGGGTCTGATGACACACAGGCGGTACAAAGGTTTTAACGAACTACAGATCGAGGGGTCTGAGGTCATTCGAAGTTTACCTGACACCAATGTGTTGTTTGTAAGCAACCACCAGACCTATTTTGCCGATGTGGTGGCCATGTTTCATGTCTTCAATGCAAGTTTGGCCGGTCGTGAAGATAGCATTAAGAACATCGGTTATCTCTGGAAACCCAAACTCAACATTTACTATGTCGCCGCCAAAGAGACCATGAAAAAAAGTCTCTTGACCAAATTGTTGGCGTATGCAGGGTCTATCAGTATCGAACGAACATGGCGGGCAGATGGCCAAGAGGTTAAGCGGCATGTCAAGTTTAGCGATATTTCGAACATAGGGAAAGCCCTACAAGATGGATGGGTCATAACTTTTCCACAAGGAACCACAACTCCATGGAAACCACTGCGCAAGGGAACTGCACATATAATAAAAAAATACAAGCCGATTGTTGTACCTGTGGTAATCGATGGGTTTCGTAGGTCGTTCGACAAAAAGGGCCTGTATATCAAAAAGAAGGGCATTCTGCAATCAATGCAGATAAAGGAACCGTTGGAGATTGATTACGACAACGAGTCGGTCGAGGAAATCATTGAGAAACTGGAGTATGCCATCGAGCAGCACCCTTCGTTTCTAAGGGTTATTCCCGAAGAGGAATTGGCCGCCTACGAGGCCGACCACCAAAAAAGAAAGTACAGCCATCGAAATTAG
- a CDS encoding NAD(P)/FAD-dependent oxidoreductase — translation MNIPQSSHPRIIIIGGGFGGISLAKKLAGQEVQVVLMDKHNYHTFQPLLYQVSTGGLEPDSIAYPIRKVLQGYDNFYFRLAEVNQIETDKRIVKTNIGDLKYDYLVVAVGTETNFFGNKTLQQNSMAMKTIPQALNLRSLILENFEQALLTDDYHEREALMNFVIVGGGPTGVELAGALAEIKKGILPKDYPDLDTRRAQINLVQGGDRLLPAMSEIASKKAEDFLEKLGVNVWKNIRVTGYDGRLVTTDTETSFETATLVWAAGVKAVSIKGLDAKNFVTRCNRLKINRFNQVEGFDNVFAIGDVAHMETEAFPNGHPMMAQPAIQQGRLLGKNLIRLIAGKQMEPFTYKDKGNMATIGRNKAVCDLPNFKFQGVFAWFVWMFVHLYFLIGFRNRVVVFINWVYNYIRFDREARLIIRPYKKEFKA, via the coding sequence ATGAACATTCCGCAGTCAAGTCATCCCAGAATCATCATCATCGGTGGCGGTTTTGGTGGTATTTCATTGGCCAAAAAGCTGGCAGGGCAAGAGGTTCAGGTGGTTTTGATGGACAAACACAACTACCACACCTTTCAACCGCTCTTATATCAGGTTTCAACCGGGGGGCTTGAGCCCGATTCCATAGCCTATCCGATCAGAAAGGTATTGCAGGGGTACGACAATTTTTACTTCAGGCTGGCAGAGGTCAACCAGATAGAAACCGATAAGCGGATTGTCAAGACCAATATCGGCGACCTAAAATATGATTACCTCGTGGTTGCAGTGGGCACCGAGACCAATTTTTTCGGCAATAAGACCCTGCAGCAGAACAGTATGGCCATGAAAACCATACCGCAGGCCCTGAACCTCAGAAGCCTGATTTTGGAAAATTTTGAGCAGGCACTCTTGACCGATGATTACCACGAACGTGAGGCACTTATGAATTTTGTCATTGTAGGGGGAGGGCCTACTGGGGTTGAGTTGGCCGGTGCATTGGCAGAGATTAAGAAAGGAATCTTGCCCAAAGATTATCCAGATCTTGATACCCGAAGGGCGCAGATCAACTTGGTGCAGGGTGGCGACAGACTGTTGCCCGCCATGAGCGAGATCGCTTCAAAAAAAGCAGAGGACTTTTTGGAAAAACTGGGTGTGAACGTTTGGAAGAACATACGGGTCACCGGCTATGATGGTAGATTGGTCACCACCGATACCGAAACAAGTTTTGAAACGGCCACCTTGGTTTGGGCAGCTGGCGTGAAAGCAGTATCCATCAAGGGATTGGATGCCAAGAATTTTGTGACCCGATGTAACCGATTGAAAATCAATAGGTTCAATCAAGTGGAAGGTTTTGACAATGTATTTGCCATTGGCGATGTGGCCCACATGGAAACGGAGGCGTTCCCCAACGGGCATCCGATGATGGCACAACCGGCCATACAGCAGGGCAGGCTTTTGGGCAAGAACTTGATTCGATTGATAGCGGGAAAGCAAATGGAGCCCTTCACCTATAAAGATAAAGGCAATATGGCCACCATTGGCCGCAATAAGGCCGTCTGTGATCTGCCGAATTTCAAGTTTCAGGGTGTTTTCGCTTGGTTTGTATGGATGTTCGTACACCTCTATTTTTTGATTGGTTTCCGTAATAGGGTAGTGGTCTTCATCAATTGGGTTTACAACTATATCCGTTTTGACAGGGAGGCGCGGCTGATCATCCGACCCTATAAAAAAGAGTTCAAGGCTTAA
- a CDS encoding RNA polymerase sigma factor, which produces MTKELEHRFVTELENNQNIVHKVCSLYTNDRDSHNDLFQEITIQLWKAYPKFRGESKFSTWMYRVALNTAITLYRKSKRRVKTQDYDSVIYKIKANEYDDTEERQLKLMYDAIKQLGDIDKAVVFLYLEDKDYREIAETLGISEVNARVKMNRIKNKLRTILNP; this is translated from the coding sequence GTGACCAAAGAACTCGAACATCGCTTTGTAACTGAACTTGAGAACAACCAGAACATTGTTCACAAGGTCTGTAGCTTGTATACGAATGACAGGGATTCGCACAACGATCTCTTTCAAGAAATCACTATTCAGCTATGGAAGGCCTACCCGAAATTCAGGGGCGAATCAAAGTTCAGTACGTGGATGTACAGGGTGGCGCTGAACACGGCCATTACCCTTTACAGAAAGTCAAAGCGACGGGTCAAGACACAAGATTACGATTCGGTCATCTATAAGATCAAGGCGAACGAATATGACGATACCGAAGAACGCCAATTGAAACTGATGTATGATGCCATCAAGCAACTGGGCGATATTGACAAAGCGGTAGTCTTTTTGTACTTAGAGGACAAAGACTACCGAGAGATTGCTGAAACCCTCGGTATCTCCGAGGTGAACGCAAGGGTAAAAATGAACCGCATCAAAAACAAACTAAGAACCATACTAAATCCGTAA
- a CDS encoding NUDIX hydrolase: MNFDDFYQQALKIKNLPLPGADSHYKMAPEVRMKLLKSKNFKDRNPKKAGVMALFYPDLRYTTHLLLILRNAYPGVHSNQIGFPGGKMEKHDKDLLHTALREAREEVGLRPENVEVIRELTDLYIPPSNFMVTPFLALGKAPQRFVPDKTEVEALVEVPLDEYLNDGNLIQQKLSTSYAQNIDVPAFKLKGYVVWGATAMMLSEIRELLRQVL, encoded by the coding sequence ATGAATTTTGATGATTTTTATCAGCAGGCCCTAAAAATAAAAAATCTACCACTTCCAGGGGCCGATTCACATTATAAAATGGCCCCAGAGGTGCGTATGAAGTTGCTGAAATCAAAAAACTTCAAAGACCGGAACCCCAAAAAGGCTGGGGTAATGGCCTTGTTCTATCCCGATTTACGCTATACGACCCATCTATTGCTAATTCTGAGAAATGCCTACCCTGGGGTACATTCGAACCAAATTGGTTTCCCCGGGGGCAAGATGGAGAAACACGATAAAGACCTTTTGCACACTGCGCTTCGTGAAGCCCGTGAAGAAGTTGGCCTAAGACCCGAGAATGTCGAGGTCATCAGAGAACTTACCGACCTCTACATACCGCCCAGCAATTTTATGGTGACCCCATTTCTGGCTCTTGGCAAGGCACCACAGCGGTTTGTGCCCGATAAAACCGAAGTAGAGGCGTTGGTTGAGGTGCCGTTGGACGAATATCTGAACGATGGCAACCTGATCCAGCAAAAACTGAGCACCTCGTACGCCCAGAATATCGATGTACCGGCCTTTAAGTTAAAGGGTTATGTCGTGTGGGGCGCCACGGCCATGATGCTAAGTGAAATCCGGGAACTTTTGCGACAAGTGCTTTGA
- a CDS encoding amidohydrolase, whose product MKKIVPLSILLLFAFMAVSAQKTKKDVFNTLEAQYDEYSTIAQQIWDWAEMGYLEEKSSALLQKTLKEAGFSIKTGVANIPTAFIAEYGSGYPVIAILGEFDALPGLSQQAVPEKKPAGGEAGHACGHHLFGTASAAAAIATKNWLSTSKREGTIRFYGCPAEEGGGAKVYMSREGLFDDVDVALHWHPSSQNAASAAAALANISAKFRFKGVSAHAAGAPQMGRSALDGVEAMNVMVNMMREHIPQEARIHYVITDGGKAPNVVPDFAEVYYYARHNSRDVVRDIFNRIVKAGEGAALGTGTTMEYELVNGVHELLPNLTLQKLVHENLSEIGGIEYTPEEKAFADKIAQSLGQEKANVEMARSVQPYKEVARAYGSTDVGDVSFVTPTVGFGTATWVPGTPAHSWQAVAAGGTTIGKKGMMVAAKTLTSTAIDLFSDPSIVKKAKQEFEERRGPDFVYKPLLGDRPPALDYRK is encoded by the coding sequence ATGAAAAAAATAGTCCCCCTATCGATTCTTTTACTATTTGCCTTTATGGCCGTTTCGGCCCAAAAAACAAAAAAGGATGTTTTCAACACATTGGAGGCCCAATACGACGAATACAGTACCATTGCCCAACAAATATGGGATTGGGCCGAGATGGGATATTTGGAGGAAAAAAGTTCGGCGCTGTTGCAAAAAACCTTGAAAGAAGCAGGTTTTTCGATTAAAACGGGGGTTGCGAACATTCCGACCGCATTTATCGCCGAGTATGGTAGCGGATATCCGGTGATAGCCATTTTAGGGGAATTTGATGCCCTGCCGGGTTTGTCGCAACAAGCGGTTCCTGAAAAGAAGCCTGCCGGTGGGGAAGCAGGCCATGCCTGCGGACACCATCTTTTTGGCACGGCATCGGCTGCAGCTGCCATTGCCACCAAAAATTGGTTGAGCACCAGCAAACGTGAGGGCACCATACGTTTCTATGGGTGTCCGGCAGAAGAAGGGGGCGGTGCAAAAGTGTATATGTCTCGAGAGGGTCTTTTTGACGATGTTGATGTGGCCCTACATTGGCACCCAAGCTCACAGAACGCCGCCAGTGCCGCAGCCGCACTTGCCAACATTTCGGCCAAATTCAGGTTCAAAGGTGTTTCGGCCCATGCCGCCGGGGCGCCACAAATGGGGCGTTCAGCACTTGACGGTGTCGAGGCCATGAACGTAATGGTCAATATGATGCGTGAGCATATTCCGCAAGAAGCCCGAATACATTATGTTATCACCGACGGTGGAAAGGCCCCCAATGTGGTGCCCGATTTTGCGGAGGTCTATTACTACGCCCGCCATAATAGCAGGGACGTGGTGCGCGATATTTTCAATAGGATCGTAAAAGCTGGTGAAGGGGCCGCCCTCGGAACCGGTACCACCATGGAATATGAACTGGTCAACGGGGTCCACGAGCTATTGCCCAACCTGACCCTCCAAAAATTGGTACACGAAAACCTCTCTGAAATTGGCGGAATCGAGTATACACCCGAAGAAAAGGCCTTTGCCGATAAAATAGCCCAAAGTTTGGGGCAAGAAAAAGCCAATGTGGAAATGGCCAGATCGGTACAACCCTATAAAGAGGTGGCGCGCGCCTATGGATCCACCGATGTGGGCGACGTTAGTTTTGTGACCCCAACCGTCGGATTCGGAACGGCCACTTGGGTACCGGGCACCCCGGCCCATAGTTGGCAAGCGGTTGCCGCCGGTGGCACGACCATTGGAAAAAAGGGAATGATGGTCGCCGCCAAAACCTTGACCTCAACAGCGATTGATCTGTTCTCTGACCCCAGCATTGTCAAAAAGGCAAAACAGGAGTTTGAAGAGCGCAGGGGCCCTGATTTTGTATATAAGCCCTTATTGGGTGACCGCCCCCCGGCTTTGGATTATAGAAAATAG
- a CDS encoding trimeric intracellular cation channel family protein, giving the protein MFYELIDILGTIAFTISGVLIAMEKRLDLFGVVIIAFVTAIGGGTLRDLLIGNVPVVWMRDLTYVITILSTVVFAIVFVNQLKYFRKSLFLFDTIGIGLYTMVGIEKGLQAELQPIICIALGTITASFGGVIRDILCNEIPVIFRKEIYATACIVGGAFYFLLLQFPIQEAYAYSAGILVVITIRLLAVKLGIRLPNIYKEKST; this is encoded by the coding sequence TTGTTTTACGAGCTCATCGATATTCTGGGCACCATCGCCTTTACTATTTCGGGGGTGCTTATAGCAATGGAAAAACGCCTCGACCTTTTTGGGGTGGTCATCATTGCCTTTGTGACCGCCATCGGTGGGGGCACCCTGCGCGATTTATTGATCGGCAATGTGCCGGTGGTTTGGATGCGCGACCTCACCTACGTGATCACCATTCTGTCAACGGTGGTATTCGCCATTGTTTTTGTGAACCAGCTGAAATATTTTAGAAAGTCTCTTTTCTTGTTCGATACCATCGGTATCGGGCTGTATACCATGGTCGGCATCGAAAAGGGGCTTCAAGCAGAACTGCAGCCCATCATTTGCATTGCCCTCGGTACCATTACCGCAAGCTTTGGTGGGGTTATCAGGGATATTTTGTGCAATGAGATTCCTGTGATCTTTAGAAAGGAAATATATGCCACGGCGTGCATTGTGGGAGGCGCCTTTTATTTTTTGCTGCTCCAATTCCCCATTCAGGAAGCCTATGCGTACTCTGCAGGCATCCTGGTGGTCATCACCATTCGGTTGTTGGCCGTTAAATTGGGTATCAGGCTTCCCAATATTTACAAGGAAAAAAGTACCTGA
- a CDS encoding lysoplasmalogenase gives MGFQRFLWLFFAIVLLELVACSNDSLAGVRFISKPAITISLLIFLFFQSELPARAKKFLGLGLLFSLSGDVLLMFDESSPLFFIGGLLSFLLAHLMYLSVFLKKSMFAKKSTLVYGNLLALYALAILYLILPNVGNLLPYVIVYMLVLLLLVLVAFLRKPFTNSVSYRLFLFGALSFMVSDSLLALNKFYLAFEMAAVAIMLTYALAQLLIVLGGITAAKKP, from the coding sequence ATGGGATTCCAACGCTTTCTTTGGCTTTTTTTTGCCATCGTTCTTCTGGAACTTGTGGCCTGTTCAAATGATTCACTGGCAGGGGTGCGCTTTATTTCGAAGCCTGCCATTACGATTTCGCTACTGATATTTTTGTTTTTCCAAAGCGAACTCCCTGCACGGGCAAAAAAATTCTTGGGGCTGGGACTATTGTTCTCTCTATCGGGTGATGTATTGCTGATGTTTGATGAATCTTCTCCCCTCTTTTTCATAGGAGGTCTGTTGTCTTTTTTGTTGGCCCACTTGATGTATTTATCGGTATTCTTAAAAAAATCGATGTTCGCGAAAAAGAGCACTTTGGTGTACGGAAACCTCTTGGCCTTGTATGCCTTGGCCATACTCTACCTCATACTTCCAAACGTTGGCAACCTATTGCCCTATGTCATCGTTTACATGCTTGTGCTGTTACTTCTTGTATTGGTGGCTTTTTTGAGAAAGCCATTTACCAATAGTGTCAGTTACCGCCTATTTCTTTTCGGGGCCTTAAGTTTTATGGTTTCCGACTCTTTATTGGCGCTGAACAAGTTCTACCTGGCTTTTGAAATGGCGGCGGTCGCCATTATGCTCACCTATGCCCTGGCCCAATTGTTGATTGTTTTGGGAGGAATTACGGCAGCCAAAAAACCTTAA
- the xerD gene encoding site-specific tyrosine recombinase XerD produces MNWRQAVEDYRQYLKIERGLSANTISGYSLDLQKLIDFLEEHELDEKPVEIQKETIQRFVFELPKVVNARSQARIISGLRGFFNYLIFEDYRPDNPMDLIESPKIGRKLPDTLSTEEIDRLIAAIDLSKPEGQRNKAILETLYGCGLRVSELVELQLSDLYFDEGFVKVTGKGNKQRFVPVGDTTQKYINIYRNEIRAHQTPKAGHENILFLNRRGKQLTRAMIYTIIKRLAEKIGLKKNIGPHTFRHSFATHLLENGADLRAIQQMLGHESITTTEVYMHVDRKHLTEVVKQYHPRKQTYVKS; encoded by the coding sequence ATGAATTGGCGTCAAGCAGTAGAAGATTATAGGCAATATCTCAAAATCGAGCGTGGACTCTCGGCCAACACCATCAGCGGTTATTCCCTCGACCTACAGAAGTTAATCGATTTTTTAGAGGAGCACGAACTTGACGAAAAACCTGTTGAGATCCAAAAAGAGACCATTCAACGTTTCGTGTTTGAACTGCCCAAAGTGGTCAATGCACGTTCACAAGCGCGTATTATTTCTGGACTAAGGGGATTTTTCAATTATCTGATCTTTGAGGATTACCGGCCCGACAACCCAATGGATTTGATCGAATCACCTAAAATCGGTAGAAAACTGCCCGATACGCTTTCCACAGAGGAGATAGACAGGCTGATCGCGGCCATTGACCTTTCAAAGCCAGAGGGACAACGAAACAAGGCCATTTTGGAAACGCTCTACGGATGTGGTCTCCGGGTTTCTGAATTGGTGGAGCTGCAACTCTCAGACCTGTATTTTGATGAAGGTTTTGTAAAAGTGACCGGAAAGGGCAACAAACAGCGTTTTGTGCCCGTGGGCGATACCACACAGAAATACATCAATATATATCGAAATGAGATCAGGGCGCACCAAACGCCCAAAGCGGGCCATGAGAACATCTTATTTTTGAACCGCAGGGGCAAACAGCTTACCCGTGCAATGATCTATACCATCATCAAACGCCTCGCTGAAAAGATCGGCCTGAAAAAAAATATCGGCCCGCACACCTTTCGGCACTCATTTGCTACCCATCTGCTCGAAAATGGCGCCGATCTGCGGGCCATTCAGCAAATGTTGGGCCATGAGAGCATTACCACCACCGAGGTTTACATGCACGTAGACCGAAAACACTTGACCGAGGTGGTGAAGCAATACCACCCACGGAAACAAACGTATGTAAAATCTTGA